One part of the Musa acuminata AAA Group cultivar baxijiao chromosome BXJ1-5, Cavendish_Baxijiao_AAA, whole genome shotgun sequence genome encodes these proteins:
- the LOC103983741 gene encoding F-box/kelch-repeat protein At3g23880-like — MTRQKVVHRILLLLPAKSLLRFRCVSRRWNGIISSNSFVHAHAAAPRLVSGLLYQSSQGTVVYAAFCHATASLPDPSLSFLPEPVAVKASARGLLCCRGRFSLMYYVCNPTTAVWVSLPMPRNLHNYDTEVVLMIDDPPRSNRVSEFRVVCAFPQVDRLHHVCGLETFSTDEWRWATSKWTPRLGRLLPGSGVVVGGRACWRTTMNTVLMYDPRNEERWGFERPERDLDGVTWWEIGVIEGQLSVAYAKVASTPESSTMVEVMVADSDSWSLRGAFGFGPGSRENNLKPLRMEGDEELLLWDGQRHILGRDMAGRATRLLVVDAPATFSVEFVPYTATLLHVKR; from the coding sequence ATGACGCGGCAGAAGGTTGTCCATAGAATCCTCCTACTCCTCCCGGCGAAATCCCTCCTACGCTTCCGCTGCGTCTCCCGCCGGTGGAACGGCATCATCTCCAGCAACTCCTTCGTGCACGCCCATGCCGCCGCTCCCCGCCTTGTTTCCGGCCTATTATACCAGAGCAGCCAAGGCACGGTGGTGTACGCCGCGTTCTGCCACGCCACTGCCTCCCTCCCCGACCCTTCCCTCTCTTTCCTCCCTGAGCCGGTCGCCGTCAAGGCCTCCGCTCGGGGCCTCCTCTGCTGCCGCGGTCGCTTCTCGTTGATGTACTACGTCTGCAACCCCACCACCGCCGTGTGGGTCAGTCTCCCGATGCCGAGGAATCTGCACAACTACGACACAGAGGTGGTGTTGATGATCGACGATCCGCCCCGGTCCAACCGCGTCTCCGAATTCCGTGTCGTGTGCGCATTTCCTCAAGTCGATAGACTACATCATGTCTGCGGCTTGGAAACGTTCTCAACCGACGAGTGGCGGTGGGCTACGTCGAAGTGGACTCCGCGCCTGGGACGGCTGTTGCCCGGGTCTGGCGTGGTGGTCGGCGGGCGAGCGTGCTGGCGGACGACCATGAACACAGTGCTCATGTACGACCCCAGGAATGAGGAGCGGTGGGGGTTCGAGAGGCCGGAAAGAGACCTCGACGGCGTCACGTGGTGGGAGATCGGCGTGATAGAGGGGCAGCTCAGCGTAGCGTACGCGAAGGTGGCATCGACGCCCGAGTCATCGACGATGGTGGAGGTGATGGTGGCCGACAGCGACTCGTGGTCCTTACGGGGGGCGTTCGGCTTCGGGCCAGGGTCGAGAGAGAACAACCTGAAGCCCCTGAGGATGGAAGGGGACGAGGAGTTGCTGCTGTGGGATGGTCAGAGGCACATCCTGGGCCGCGACATGGCCGGCCGGGCGACAAGGCTCCTCGTGGTCGACGCGCCGGCCACCTTCAGCGTCGAGTTCGTGCCTTACACAGCCACTCTACTGCATGTGAAGAGGTAA